The following are encoded together in the Culex pipiens pallens isolate TS chromosome 1, TS_CPP_V2, whole genome shotgun sequence genome:
- the LOC120422540 gene encoding zinc metalloproteinase nas-4, producing MGEKDYISIESSQSGCWSSVGRIGGKQEVNLQMPGCTTKVGTIVHELMHALGFLHEQNRSERDNWVTIMTQNIQRGTENNFAKASAKTTTAFGVQYDYGSVMHYSTNAFSANGKPTIVAKKSGGNKMGQRNGFSSLDVAKLNAMYGCNIGTGSNAPVASAGKPQRPARPSRPVKKPNGGGPTGAQVVGFIGNLIGAAFGDNETTTEE from the exons ATGGGCGAAAAGGACTACATCTCGATCGAGAGCTCCCAGAGCGGCTGCTGGTCCAGCGTGGGCCGCATCGGTGGCAAACAGGAAGTGAACCTGCAGATGCCGGGCTGCACCACCAAGGTCGGCACGATCGTGCACGAGTTGATGCATGCGCTTGGATTCCTGCACGAGCAGAACCGATCCGAACGGGACAACTGGGTCACGATCATGACGCAGAACATCCAGCGGGGCACGGAGAACAACTTTGCCAAGGCGTCGGCCAAAACGACGACGGCGTTCGGCGTGCAGTACGATTACGGCAGCGTGATGCACTACTCGACCAATGCCTTCTCGGCGAACGGAAAGCCCACGATCGTGGCCAAG AAATCCGGCGGCAATAAAATGGGCCAACGGAACGGTTTCTCCAGCCTGGATGTGGCCAAGCTGAACGCCATGTACGGGTGCAACATTGGAACCGGCAGCAACGCTCCGGTTGCTTCCGCCGGAAAGCCTCAACGCCCTGCGCGACCCTCGCGCCCCGTCAAGAAGCCCAACGGAGGTGGCCCCACCGGGGCGCAGGTCGTCGGCTTCATCGGCAATCTGATTGGGGCCGCCTTCGGGGACAACGAAACAACCACGGAGGAGTAG
- the LOC120422567 gene encoding proline-rich protein 2-like has protein sequence MGQREGFSASDVEKINRMYQCSGDSIGTGPPISLPFPVPPPFNGIGSGGGGGAFPTGPYPNGGPFYPGYGYYPSGPGGPQPYYPGGYYPQGPGPYPAVGPYGYGPYYPYDEKDSEMYDLVQENQVE, from the coding sequence ATGGGCCAGCGGGAAGGGTTCAGCGCGAGTGACGTCGAAAAGATCAACCGGATGTACCAGTGCTCGGGCGATTCCATCGGAACGGGTCCGCCAATCAGTTTGCCCTTCCCGGTGCCGCCGCCGTTCAACGGAATCGGTTCcggcggtggtggtggcgcATTCCCTACCGGACCCTACCCGAACGGTGGACCGTTTTATCCGGGCTATGGATACTATCCGAGTGGACCGGGGGGACCACAGCCGTACTATCCGGGTGGTTATTATCCGCAGGGACCGGGACCGTATCCGGCGGTTGGACCTTATGGGTACGGACCGTACTATCCGTACGACGAAAAGGACTCCGAGATGTACGATTTGGTGCAGGAAAATCAAGTTGAATAA
- the LOC120422590 gene encoding glutamate dehydrogenase, mitochondrial, with protein MWSLGKFRFGAATLLRPALSVPPPTLCRLQHTIPPELEKVAQEKDPKFSEMVQYFFHKACVKLEPRLVEYLKKNPRWTEEDRKKRVQAIIDIVASVASTVEIRFPVMRETGHYEVLTGYRSHHCVHRLPVKGGIRFSMDVSRDEVMALGALMTYKCSCVHVPFGGAKGGIKLDPGAYTSKELQAITRRYTIELAKKNFIGPGIDVPAPDMGTSDREMSWIADQYGKTIGHRDINALATVTGKPLHQGGIRGRTEATGRGVFIATNVFVRDPEWMKVIGLEPGMEGKTVIVQGFGNVGMHAAHFFNKAGCKVIGVQEVDVSLINGEGIDVDELAKYKSEHKSIKGFPKASEATTNLMEHPCDILIPAATEKSITSDNAANIKAKIIAEGANGPTTPAADKILQGNKVLVIPDLYCNAGGVTASYFEYLKNLNHISFGKLSFRQEAENLRQILKSVQDSLRDAGVCVEVKPTEDLRHYLDNASEADVVASGLKYVLETAGLGIMTIANQHQLCLDLRTAAYIWSVEKIFKTYEGAGLSM; from the coding sequence ATGTGGTCCCTCGGCAAGTTCCGCTTCGGCGCGGCCACCCTGCTCCGCCCGGCCTTGTCGGTCCCACCACCAACCCTCTGCCGCCTCCAGCACACCATCCCCCCGGAGCTGGAGAAGGTCGCCCAGGAGAAGGACCCCAAGTTCTCGGAGATGGTGCAGTACTTTTTCCACAAGGCGTGCGTCAAGCTGGAACCGAGGCTGGTCGAGTACCTGAAGAAGAACCCCCGCTGGACGGAAGAGGACCGCAAGAAGCGCGTCCAAGCGATCATCGACATTGTGGCGAGCGTGGCCAGCACGGTGGAGATTCGTTTTCCGGTGATGCGTGAGACGGGCCACTACGAGGTGTTGACCGGGTACCGGTCGCACCACTGCGTGCACCGACTTCCGGTGAAGGGCGGGATACGGTTCTCGATGGACGTTTCGCGGGACGAGGTGATGGCGCTGGGGGCGTTGATGACGTACAAGTGTTCGTGCGTGCACGTGCCGTTTGGAGGGGCGAAGGGTGGGATTAAGCTGGATCCGGGCGCGTACACCTCGAAGGAGCTGCAAGCGATTACGAGGCGGTACACGATTGAGCTGGCCAAGAAGAACTTTATCGGGCCGGGGATTGACGTTCCGGCGCCGGATATGGGAACGAGCGATCGGGAGATGTCGTGGATTGCGGACCAGTACGGGAAGACGATTGGGCATCGGGATATCAACGCGTTGGCTACGGTGACAGGGAAGCCGCTGCATCAGGGAGGAATTCGTGGCAGGACGGAGGCCACCGGAAGGGGCGTGTTTATTGCGACAAATGTGTTCGTTCGGGATCCGGAGTGGATGAAGGTGATCGGGTTGGAACCGGGAATGGAGGGGAAGACGGTGATCGTGCAAGGCTTCGGGAACGTCGGAATGCACGCTGCGCACTTTTTCAACAAGGCAGGTTGTAAGGTTATTGGCGTTCAGGAAGTGGACGTTTCGCTGATTAATGGGGAAGGAATCGACGTTGACGAGTTGGCGAAGTACAAAAGCGAGCACAAGTCTATCAAGGGATTTCCGAAGGCGAGCGAAGCGACGACAAATCTGATGGAACATCCGTGCGACATTCTGATTCCAGCGGCAACGGAAAAATCAATTACTTCAGATAACGCCGCCAACATCAAGGCCAAGATCATCGCGGAAGGCGCAAACGGACCAACAACTCCCGCAGCCGACAAGATCCTGCAGGGCAACAAAGTCCTCGTGATCCCAGATTTGTACTGCAACGCTGGAGGCGTTACCGCTTCCTACTTTGAATACCTCAAGAACCTGAACCACATCTCGTTCGGCAAGCTTTCGTTCCGGCAAGAAGCGGAAAATCTGcgtcaaattctaaaatctgtccAGGACTCGCTGCGTGACGCCGGCGTTTGCGTCGAGGTCAAGCCAACGGAGGATTTGCGTCACTATTTGGACAATGCGAGCGAGGCGGACGTGGTGGCCTCGGGCCTGAAGTACGTGCTGGAGACGGCCGGTTTGGGAATTATGACGATTGCGAACCAGCATCAGCTGTGTTTGGACCTGCGAACCGCCGCGTACATTTGGTCTGTGGAGAAGATCTTCAAGACGTACGAAGGAGCTGGATTGTCCATGTAA
- the LOC120422588 gene encoding cell division cycle protein 16 homolog yields the protein MPRVEKVMRTDTANSSTAAAAGAGQSSDSSSLVDVDTYRRIMKSFMDMRRYQTALFWAEKVTVMSNNDPRDVYWQAQCMFLLREYHRAAYVIRSRGLDKRNLLCHYLAAECLAEAKEYQEALDVLNGVSCETLANNMAGPGLGRNESVEGVAVFDEPNKCDVLASIYFLKGKILEAMDNRILAMDCYVQALHKSVYCSEALDALVQHEMLMAWEEKELMQHIPMDQQCTEPERKILKVLYESKLKKYYESIAPQTNIEQTPVGSMSTNLLHELTEKMKNSKNIESNKAAAAASSLPKCFTTPVPNKIMSPANKILDEIRNTPSYLIQSSLSRVSVLGSGGGTASKQETPYRISRPPVSVQSPSAIAIGNCFDRLDGCVDLVVSKAEKFFYNCDYKKCMKVIDEILKRDPYHKRSLTVQIGCLMEMKDFNKLFYVAHKLVDFYPDDAISWYAVGCYYDLIGKSDPARRYLSKATTLDRLYGPAWLAYGHSFAKENEHDQAMAAYFKATQLMRGCHLPLLYIGVECGLTKNLEMAEKFFYQAMSIAPLDVYVLHELGVIKFEYELYESAEEVFRTTLDMVQSMAKANGEPISARWEPLLNNLGHCCRKNKKFEEALEFHRRALFLKPLSGATYTAIGFVQALMGRLDDAVESFHKSLSLKRDDVFTTTILKYVIEDLAEEAPLPFYADGEDDIELGGKEDDSEETRDDEMGGKAGGVGDSGVAGTPGTGTDGAPPRLKLKFDEYDSNASPVSDTSADDMSMDL from the exons ATGCCCAGAGTTGAAAAAGTGATGCGGACCGATACAGCCAACAGCAgtacggcggcggcggccggcGCCGGTCAATCGTCGGATTCGAGCTCCCTGGTGGACGTGGACACGTATCGGCGGATCATGAAGAGCTTTATGGATATGCGTCGCTACCAGACGGCCCTGTTTTGGGCGGAAAAGGTAACCGTGATGAGTAACAATGACCCGCGGGACGTGTACTGGCAGGCCCAGTGTATGTTCCTGCTGCGGGAGTACCACCGGGCGGCGTACGTCATCCGGAGTCGGGGTCTGGACAAGCGCAATCTGCTGTGTCACTACTTGGCCGCGGAGTGCCTGGCCGAGGCGAAAGAGTACCAAGAAGCGCTGGACGTGCTGAACGGGGTCAGCTGTGAAACGTTGGCGAATAATATGGCTGGTCCGGGTTTGGGGCGGAACGAGTCCGTTGAGGGCGTGGCCGTTTTCGATGAGCCCAACAAGTGTGACGTGCTGGCGTCGATTTACTTTCTCAAGGGCAAGATTCTCGAGGCCATGGACAATCGCATCCTGGCGATGGACTGTTACGTGCAGGCCCTGCACAAGTCCGTGTACTGTTCTGAAGCGTTGGACGCCCTGGTCCAGCACGAAATGTTGATGGCCTGGGAGGAGAAGGAACTGATGCAGCACATTCCGATGGACCAGCAGTGCACGGAACCGGagcggaaaattttaaaagttctctaCGAGAGCAAGCTGAAAAAGTATTACGAATCGATCGCCCCCCAAACCAACATCGAACAGACCCCGGTCGGATCAATGAGCACAAATCTGCTCCACGAGCTCACGGAAAAGatgaaaaacagcaaaaacatcgAAAGCAACAAGGCTGCCGCTGCGGCATCTTCCCTGCCGAAATGCTTCACCACCCCGGTCCCGAACAAGATCATGTCTCCGGCGAACAAAATCCTCGACGAAATCCGGAACACGCCGTCCTACCTGATTCAATCGTCCCTGTCGCGCGTTTCCGTGCTGGGATCCGGCGGAGGAACCGCGTCCAAGCAGGAAACGCCCTACCGGATCAGTCGGCCGCCGGTCAGCGTGCAGAGTCCGTCGGCGATTGCGATCGGGAACTGTTTCGACCGGCTGGACGGTTGCGTGGATCTGGTGGTGTCCAAGGCGGAAAAGTTCTTCTACAACTGCGACTACAAAAAGTGCATGAAGGTCATCGACGA AATCCTGAAGCGTGACCCGTACCACAAGCGCAGCCTGACGGTCCAGATCGGTTGCCTGATGGAGATGAAGGACTTTAACAAGCTGTTCTACGTGGCCCACAAGCTGGTGGACTTTTACCCGGACGACGCCATCTCGTGGTACGCCGTGGGTTGCTACTACGACCTGATTGGCAAAAGTGACCCCGCCCGGCGGTACCTGTCGAAGGCGACCACGCTGGACCGGTTGTACGGGCCGGCATGGCTCGCGTACGGGCATTCCTTTGCCAAGGAGAACGAACACGACCAGGCCATGGCGGCGTACTTCAAAGCAACGCAGCTGATGCGCGGGTGTCACCTGCCCCTGCTGTACATTGGGGTGGAGTGTGGGCTGACGAAGAACCTGGAGATGGCGGAGAAGTTCTTCTACCAGGCGATGTCGATTGCGCCGTTGGACGTTTACGTGCTGCACGAGTTGGGGGTGATCAAGTTTGAGTACGAGCTGTACGAGAGTGCGGAGGAGGTGTTCCGGACGACGCTGGACATGGTGCAGAGTATGGCCAAGGCGAACGGGGAGCCCATTTCGGCGCGGTGGGAACCGTTGCTGAACAATTTGGGGCACTGCTGTCGGAAGAATAAAAAGTTCGAGGAAGCGCTGGAGTTTCACCGGAGGGCGTTGTTCTTGAAGCCGCTGAGTGGGGCCACGTACACGGCGATCGGGTTCGTGCAGGCGTTGATGGGACGGTTGGACGATGCGGTGGAGTCGTTCCACAAGTCGCTCTCGCTGAAGCGGGACGACGTGTTTACGACCACGATCTTGAAGTACGTCATTGAAGACTTGGCCGAGGAGGCTCCGCTGCCGTTTTACGCCGACGGTGAGGATGACATCGAGCTTGGTGGGAAGGAGGACGACAGTGAAGAGACTCGGGATGATGAGATGGGCGGTAAGGCAGGTGGCGTGGGAGATTCGGGGGTGGCGGGAACGCCGGGAACTGGTACGGATGGGGCGCCGCCACGGTTAAAGCTCAAGTTTGACGAGTACGACTCGAACGCTTCGCCGGTAAGTGACACAAGCGCGGACGATATGAGTATGGATCTGTGA
- the LOC120422591 gene encoding microfibril-associated glycoprotein 4-like: MLGRATSNISVFVLLLVLCVTLKETHGIKHLNDLIANLNRTCASLEKWQNFMSTAKMSMPTMVTSSQTAPIGSCKRIPMDASGLYLLQPAESVYPFPVFCDQETFIGSHGWTVIQSRQVDGQLSFNRTWTEYRDGFGSPRGEFWLGLERIHQMMRYARYELLIVSKTRDGRMEAARYTSVTVAGEDQGYQLMVGSFVYGSAGRTMEFSHGARFSTPDRPDGDFDGHRCAQQMASGWWFRECEPLPENATEGEEPKPTKPAIKCDKENHPYGGHFYMADPCLAETRIMIREL, encoded by the exons ATGTTGGGGCGCGCCACTTCAAACATTAGtgtgtttgttttgcttttggtGTTATGTGTG ACGCTGAAAGAAACGCATGGAATCAAGCATTTGAACGATTTGATTGCGAATCTGAACAGAACGTGCGCTTCGTTGGAAAAATG GCAAAACTTCATGTCCACCGCGAAGATGTCGATGCCGACGATGGTGACCTCGAGCCAGACCGCACCGATCGGGTCCTGCAAGCGCATTCCGATGGACGCCAGCGGGTTGTACCTGCTGCAGCCGGCCGAGTCCGTGTACCCCTTTCCGGTGTTTTGTGACCAGGAAACCTTTATCGGAAGCCACGGATGGACCGTGATCCAGAGCCGTCAGGTGGATGGCCAGCTGAGCTTCAACCGCACCTGGACCGAGTACCGGGACGGGTTTGGATCGCCGCGGGGCGAGTTCTGGCTCGGGTTGGAGCGCATTCACCAGATGATGCGGTACGCCCGGTACGAACTGTTGATCGTGTCGAAAACGCGGGACGGGCGGATGGAGGCGGCGCGGTACACGTCGGTGACGGTGGCCGGAGAGGACCAGGGCTACCAGCTGATGGTGGGAAGCTTCGTGTACGGAAGCGCAGGCCGGACCATGGAGTTTAGCCACGGGGCACGGTTCAGTACGCCGGATCGGCCGGACGGGGACTTTGACGGGCACCGGTGCGCCCAGCAGATGGCCAGCGGATGGTGGTTCCGAGAGTGCGAGCCGTTGCC GGAAAATGCAACGGAAGGGGAGGAACCTAAACCGACGAAACCGGCCATCAAGTGCGACAAGGAAAACCATCCGTACGGTGGACACTTTTACATGGCAGATCCCTGTCTGGCGGAGACGCGAATCATGATACGAGAGTTATAA
- the LOC120422585 gene encoding protein D3-like → MKKLVLLFQAVFVVGIGAVAKCGVPEAFMGQELVPDIIPEAPAMLAKVTYPSGAEASLGNELTPTQVKDQPTVSWEADPKSLYTLILTDPDAPSRANPKMREWRHWIVINIPGEDVASGEPVAEYISSAPPQGSGLHRYAFLVYKQPSGKIEFEEPRLNNRNPNRGMFRVAEFATKYALGTPIAGNFYQAQYDDYVPQVYASLDSSRK, encoded by the exons ATGAAGAAACTAGTGCTTTTGTTTCAAGCGGTTTTCGTGGTTGGCATCGGTGCCGTGGCCAAATGTGGCGTCCCGGAAGCTTTCATGGGTCAGGAACTGGTCCCGGACATCATTCCGGAAGCCCCCGCCATGCTGGCCAAGGTCACCTACCCCTCGGGTGCCGAAGCGTCCCTCGGTAACGAACTGACCCCGACCCAGGTCAAAGATCAACCGACCGTCAGCTGGGAAGCGGACCCCAAGTCGCTGTACACGCTGATTTTGACTGACCCGGATGCGCCCAGTCGGGCCAACCCGAAAATGCGCGAGTGGCGCCACTGGATCGTGATCAACATTCCCGGCGAGGACGTGGCCTCGGGTGAGCCGGTGGCGGAGTACATCAGCTCGGCGCCGCCACAGGGGTCCGGACTGCATCGGTACGCGTTCCTGGTGTACAAACAGCCGTCCGGCAAGATTGAGTTTGAAGAGCCCAGGTTGAACAATCG CAACCCGAACCGTGGCATGTTCCGCGTGGCCGAATTCGCCACCAAGTACGCGCTCGGAACGCCGATTGCCGGCAATTTTTACCAGGCCCAGTACGACGACTACGTTCCGCAGGTGTACGCGAGCCTGGATTCGTCCCGGAAGTGA